A section of the Papio anubis isolate 15944 chromosome 2, Panubis1.0, whole genome shotgun sequence genome encodes:
- the HES1 gene encoding transcription factor HES-1 — MPADIMEKNSSSPVAATPASVNTTPDKPKTASEHRKSSKPIMEKRRRARINESLSQLKTLILDALKKDSSRHSKLEKADILEMTVKHLRNLQRAQMTAALSTDPSVLGKYRAGFSECMNEVTRFLSTCEGVNTEVRTRLLGHLANCMTQINAMTYPGQPHPALQAPPPPPPGPGGPQHAPFAPPPPLVPIPGGAAPPPGGAPCKLGSQAGEAAKVFGGFQVVPAPDGQFAFLIPNGAFAHSGPVIPVYTSNSGTSVGPNAVSPSSGPSLTADSMWRPWRN; from the exons atgccagCTGATATAATGGAGAAAAATTCCTCGTCCCCGGTGGCTGCTACCCCAGCCAGTGTCAACACGACACCGGATAAACCAAAGACAGCATCTGAGCACAGAAAG tcATCAAAGCCTATCATGGAGAAAAGACGAAGAGCAAGAATAAATGAAAGTCTGAGCCAGCTGAAAACACTGATTTTGGATGCTCTTAAGAAAGAT AGCTCGCGGCATTCCAAGCTGGAGAAGGCGGACATTCTGGAAATGACAGTGAAGCACCTCCGGAACCTGCAGCGGGCGCAGATGACGG CTGCGCTGAGCACAGACCCAAGCGTGCTGGGGAAGTACCGCGCTGGCTTCAGCGAGTGCATGAACGAGGTGACCCGCTTCCTGTCCACGTGCGAGGGCGTTAATACCGAGGTGCGCACTCGGCTGCTCGGCCACCTGGCCAACTGCATGACCCAGATCAATGCCATGACCTACCCCGGGCAGCCGCACCCCGCCTTGcaggcgccgccgccgcccccacCAGGACCCGGCGGCCCCCAGCACGCGCCGttcgcgccgccgccgccgctcgtGCCCATCCCCGGGGGCGCGGCGCCCCCTCCCGGCGGCGCACCCTGCAAGCTGGGCAGCCAAGCTGGAGAGGCAGCTAAGGTGTTTGGAGGCTTCCAGGTGGTACCGGCTCCCGATGGCCAGTTTGCTTTCCTCATTCCCAACGGGGCCTTCGCGCACAGCGGCCCTGTCATCCCGGTCTACACCAGCAACAGCGGCACCTCCGTGGGCCCCAACGCAGTGTCACCTTCCAGCGGCCCCTCGCTTACGGCGGACTCCATGTGGAGGCCGTGGCGGAACTGA